One Thalassotalea hakodatensis DNA segment encodes these proteins:
- the sixA gene encoding phosphohistidine phosphatase SixA: MQLYVMRHGQASARATSDAKRALTEQGHLEAKLMAKWLNDNNIVFDQVFVSPFERAQQTASTLMSAVSHSAPITTIDIITPSGDAREVHDYIDGVCQADKLESVLIISHMPLVSYLVDELTFDTVAPLFSTAAIAEISYDKQKMKGDLTRHVAPYDLC; the protein is encoded by the coding sequence ATGCAGTTATATGTTATGCGCCATGGTCAAGCAAGTGCACGTGCAACAAGTGATGCCAAAAGGGCATTAACAGAACAAGGGCACTTAGAAGCCAAATTAATGGCCAAATGGCTTAATGATAACAATATTGTTTTCGACCAAGTTTTTGTTAGTCCCTTTGAACGAGCGCAGCAAACGGCAAGTACATTAATGTCAGCTGTTAGTCATTCCGCCCCCATTACAACAATTGATATTATTACGCCTTCTGGCGACGCTAGAGAAGTACATGATTATATTGATGGTGTCTGCCAAGCTGATAAACTGGAAAGTGTATTGATCATTTCTCACATGCCACTGGTAAGCTATTTAGTTGATGAGTTGACCTTTGATACAGTCGCGCCCTTATTTTCGACGGCCGCTATCGCTGAAATTAGTTATGATAAGCAAAAAATGAAGGGAGATTTAACCCGACATGTTGCTCCTTATGATCTTTGTTAA
- the smrB gene encoding endonuclease SmrB translates to MKFKDALSPQEKQLFKDAIGKVKPMVHDKIHPQKKSIKSQRTILKEKVEKQLASFHFSDEFEPNLTTQGPMKYVRDGDSAYEAKNLRRGLYRPELILDLHGLAQHQAKQEIAALLYASQKEHVQCVCIVHGLGAKILKNKVPHWLVQHPDVIAFHQAPLEFGGDGALLVLLDIHDKLMLKED, encoded by the coding sequence ATGAAATTTAAAGATGCCCTTTCGCCACAAGAAAAACAATTATTTAAAGACGCTATAGGTAAGGTCAAACCTATGGTGCACGACAAGATACACCCACAAAAAAAATCCATCAAGTCCCAGCGTACTATTCTTAAAGAAAAAGTAGAAAAACAACTCGCTAGCTTTCATTTCTCAGACGAATTTGAACCAAATTTGACCACACAAGGACCAATGAAGTATGTACGTGATGGTGACAGTGCCTACGAAGCGAAAAACCTAAGACGAGGCCTGTACCGCCCAGAGCTTATTTTAGATTTACACGGTTTAGCTCAACATCAAGCGAAACAAGAAATTGCCGCACTTTTGTATGCCAGCCAAAAAGAACATGTACAATGTGTTTGTATTGTACACGGCCTAGGAGCAAAAATATTGAAAAACAAAGTGCCGCATTGGCTTGTACAACATCCAGATGTCATTGCTTTTCATCAGGCTCCTCTTGAATTTGGCGGTGACGGAGCTTTATTAGTATTACTCGATATTCACGATAAACTGATGCTCAAAGAAGATTAA
- a CDS encoding substrate-binding periplasmic protein: MRVLLCLILLLLTTKATCDNRKIVIAFEPFPPFITEGKEGLTVDMLRAIEQKSAFRFDVRLMTYSRAKHELKYGRIDIAGHTPKGLETATFYQYALELDWQIQTTSDLFSFDQQYLNIDHIKPKRIGTTAGNATFFAQQLGVEPDIFVEVRTLHQLVDMFIKGRIDVLLFERSSVMTLLAEKDIYGIHYQSIGLIPASIAVSKDEEGTELKKQLDEVIKTLDLDKIFSGYLQYIYLPSKGVTSKFQVNY; encoded by the coding sequence ATGAGAGTTTTATTATGCTTAATTTTACTGTTATTAACAACAAAAGCAACATGTGACAATAGGAAAATTGTTATCGCGTTTGAGCCATTTCCTCCCTTTATTACTGAAGGTAAAGAAGGTCTTACTGTTGATATGCTAAGAGCAATTGAACAGAAATCAGCATTTCGTTTTGACGTGAGACTGATGACTTATTCAAGGGCTAAGCATGAGCTTAAATACGGACGTATTGATATTGCAGGCCATACACCTAAAGGCTTGGAAACAGCAACATTCTACCAATATGCCCTTGAACTAGATTGGCAAATTCAGACTACATCAGATCTCTTCTCATTTGATCAACAATATTTAAATATTGATCACATCAAGCCAAAACGTATAGGGACTACAGCAGGCAACGCCACCTTCTTTGCTCAGCAACTTGGTGTAGAGCCTGATATATTTGTTGAAGTACGGACTTTGCATCAATTAGTTGATATGTTTATTAAAGGTCGTATAGATGTGCTCTTGTTTGAACGATCATCAGTGATGACTTTATTGGCAGAAAAAGATATTTACGGTATTCATTACCAATCAATTGGTCTAATCCCTGCAAGTATTGCAGTATCTAAAGATGAAGAGGGAACGGAACTGAAAAAGCAATTAGATGAGGTGATCAAAACACTCGATTTAGATAAAATTTTTTCAGGCTATTTACAATATATTTACTTACCATCAAAAGGCGTGACGTCAAAGTTCCAAGTGAACTATTGA
- a CDS encoding insulinase family protein, with protein MKQSPNDHKTYSAITLENGLRVLLVHHKESKKAAAALAVNVGHFSDPDDRQGMAHFLEHMLFLGTEKYPDGSEYQKFISQYGGSNNAWTATEHTCFFFDIHHTHFEQALDRFSQFFIAPLLSEEFVNKERKNIDAEFKLKLKDDIRRLYDVHKATINPEHPFSKFSVGNTETLSDKENRSLRDEVDTFFQQYYNAKAMTLVLEGPQAIEELRSFATQYFTGISANTLPPSLPDVSLYLPAHQGIKIQVQPVKNERQLIISFALPSIDQYYRHKPESLLAYLLGHEGENSILSYLKNKHWAIGLTAGSGINGYNFKDFNISIRLTDIGTQHINDIIDAVFFYISLIKEAPLADFYYQEKKAIAELSFHYHEKTKPIDSVSQLVINMQHYPEEDYIYGDYMMEGIDNNSIEYLLEKLSPNNMRVIVIDPKVQGNQVTNWYQVPYNVEPIAQSELDHWQHINKELPLALPSVNNYIVGNPVVYENQQDKFSQPQRITQQDGLTLWYKQDQTFKVPKGYIYIGIDAPATLENAQTIAMTRLYVELYTESVIEQHYDAELAGIQYHLYAHQGGLTLQLSGLSEKQEVLLAQLLNELQSFQYQENKFNLIKKQLINHWNNAENSKSISQLFSALSATMQPKNPDAKSLTSALEQTTFARFTQFCQSIFTRVNIEVLIHGNWQREHATSIENIILQAFKNQLSSDAKQEVPVLDIQQQGSLYYPLALPKHDHAAVIYYPMVDRATTTVALTMIISQILSPQFFHQMRTEKQYGYLVGVGYVPINRYPGIAFYIQSPNHNADSLLSAMDDFINNSGDLIDQMSEDDWHHLQKGLASQLQEKDTSLRIKSQRFWNAICNQEFDFNQKQTLIDTLLRINKDDIKQFLLNNIVVSKQPKDRLCLASLAQTSTEQLTELKNKLTKLSIKH; from the coding sequence TTGAAACAAAGTCCAAATGATCATAAGACATACTCAGCTATCACCTTAGAAAATGGTCTGCGAGTGTTACTTGTTCATCACAAGGAATCTAAAAAAGCCGCCGCTGCCCTTGCTGTAAACGTAGGGCATTTTAGTGATCCCGACGATCGTCAAGGTATGGCACATTTTCTTGAACATATGCTTTTTCTAGGCACTGAAAAATACCCTGACGGTAGTGAATATCAAAAGTTTATTAGCCAATACGGTGGTTCTAATAATGCATGGACCGCTACAGAACACACCTGTTTCTTTTTTGATATTCATCACACCCATTTTGAACAAGCATTAGATAGATTTAGTCAGTTTTTTATAGCACCACTATTGTCAGAAGAGTTTGTGAATAAAGAACGTAAAAACATTGACGCAGAATTTAAACTAAAACTAAAAGATGATATTCGTCGTCTTTATGACGTACATAAAGCAACGATTAACCCTGAACATCCTTTTTCAAAATTTTCAGTTGGTAATACAGAAACGCTTTCTGACAAAGAAAACCGCTCATTACGCGACGAAGTTGACACATTTTTCCAGCAATATTACAACGCAAAAGCGATGACCTTAGTCTTGGAAGGCCCGCAAGCGATTGAGGAGTTACGTTCATTCGCCACACAATATTTCACGGGTATTTCAGCTAATACATTACCGCCTAGTTTACCCGATGTTTCCTTGTATTTACCTGCTCATCAAGGCATTAAAATTCAAGTTCAACCGGTAAAAAACGAACGACAGTTAATCATCAGTTTTGCACTACCAAGTATCGATCAATACTATCGTCATAAGCCTGAATCATTATTAGCCTACTTATTAGGCCATGAAGGCGAAAACAGCATTTTGTCTTACTTAAAAAATAAACATTGGGCAATTGGGCTAACTGCAGGTTCAGGTATTAACGGCTATAACTTTAAAGATTTTAATATCAGCATTCGCTTAACGGATATAGGCACCCAGCATATTAATGATATTATCGACGCAGTATTCTTCTATATTTCCTTAATAAAAGAAGCTCCCTTAGCTGACTTTTACTATCAAGAAAAAAAAGCAATCGCAGAACTTTCTTTCCATTATCACGAAAAAACCAAACCTATTGACTCTGTCAGTCAGCTAGTCATTAATATGCAGCATTACCCTGAGGAAGATTATATCTATGGCGATTACATGATGGAAGGTATAGACAACAACAGTATTGAATACTTACTTGAAAAGCTTTCGCCTAATAACATGCGTGTTATTGTTATTGACCCGAAAGTGCAAGGCAATCAGGTAACTAATTGGTATCAGGTACCTTATAATGTTGAGCCTATAGCACAAAGTGAACTTGATCATTGGCAACATATTAATAAGGAACTTCCATTAGCCTTACCTTCAGTAAATAATTATATTGTCGGCAACCCTGTTGTTTACGAAAACCAACAAGACAAATTCTCACAGCCCCAGCGTATTACCCAGCAAGATGGCTTAACACTTTGGTACAAACAAGACCAAACATTTAAAGTCCCTAAAGGCTATATCTATATTGGCATTGACGCACCAGCAACGTTAGAAAATGCACAAACCATTGCGATGACTCGATTATATGTTGAGCTTTATACCGAGTCTGTTATCGAACAGCATTATGATGCAGAGTTAGCAGGCATACAGTACCACTTATATGCACATCAAGGGGGATTGACACTACAATTATCAGGCTTGAGTGAGAAACAAGAAGTATTACTCGCGCAATTACTAAATGAATTACAAAGCTTTCAATATCAAGAAAATAAATTTAATTTAATCAAAAAACAATTGATAAATCACTGGAATAACGCCGAAAACAGTAAATCTATCTCACAATTATTCTCGGCACTTAGCGCGACCATGCAGCCGAAAAATCCAGATGCTAAATCATTAACTTCGGCTTTAGAACAAACAACGTTTGCTCGCTTTACACAGTTTTGCCAGTCTATCTTTACACGTGTAAATATTGAAGTGCTCATTCACGGAAACTGGCAACGTGAACATGCAACATCCATTGAAAACATCATCTTACAAGCTTTTAAAAATCAATTATCAAGCGACGCGAAACAAGAGGTTCCAGTATTAGACATACAACAGCAAGGCTCTCTCTATTATCCACTAGCGTTACCAAAACACGATCATGCCGCTGTTATTTATTACCCTATGGTAGACCGAGCAACGACTACCGTTGCATTAACCATGATTATTAGCCAAATACTGTCACCGCAATTTTTTCATCAGATGCGCACTGAAAAACAATATGGCTACTTAGTGGGGGTTGGTTATGTGCCAATCAATCGTTACCCTGGTATCGCATTTTACATACAATCACCAAATCATAATGCTGATAGTTTACTTTCAGCGATGGATGACTTTATTAACAACAGCGGCGACCTCATAGATCAAATGAGTGAAGATGATTGGCATCATCTACAGAAAGGTCTTGCTAGTCAGCTACAAGAAAAAGACACCAGCTTACGCATTAAAAGCCAACGGTTTTGGAATGCAATATGTAACCAAGAGTTCGATTTCAATCAAAAACAAACCTTAATTGACACTTTATTGCGTATTAACAAAGATGATATCAAACAGTTTTTACTAAACAATATTGTCGTTTCAAAACAACCTAAAGATCGCCTATGTCTAGCCTCTTTAGCGCAAACATCTACTGAACAACTAACAGAGTTAAAAAATAAATTAACAAAGCTATCAATAAAACACTAA
- the ybeD gene encoding DUF493 family protein YbeD, translated as MKTKFDELLEFPTVLNFKVMGVACDELPDLVVAELQKHTPGDYSPTIKPSSKGNYHSVSVAVTVTSKEHIELIYKTLNDIEPVRYVL; from the coding sequence ATGAAAACCAAATTTGATGAACTATTAGAATTTCCGACAGTATTAAACTTCAAAGTCATGGGCGTTGCTTGCGATGAACTGCCAGACCTTGTTGTTGCGGAACTTCAAAAACATACACCTGGCGACTATTCGCCTACCATCAAGCCAAGCTCTAAAGGAAATTATCACTCTGTCTCTGTGGCTGTTACCGTAACAAGTAAAGAACATATCGAACTTATCTATAAAACGCTCAATGATATTGAGCCAGTGCGATACGTACTGTAG
- the aroC gene encoding chorismate synthase: protein MSGNTFGKLFTVTTYGESHGLGLGAIIDGCPPGLEISEEDLQIDLDRRRPGTSRYTTARREADKVKIMSGVFEGKTTGTPIGLMIENTDQRSKDYGNIAQSFRPGHADYTYSQKYGLRDYRGGGRSSARETAMRVAAGAIAKKYLKQKFGIEINGCVTQIGDVVAEQYNWNTVEDNPFFFPDENKLTQLDELLRSIIKQKDSIGAKVTVVAKHVPVGLGEPIFDRLDADIAHAMMGINAVKGVEVGDGFAVVNQKGSEHRDELTPEGFATNHAGGVLGGISSGQPVVAHLALKPTSSIGVSGNTIDVDGNAAEIITKGRHDPCVGIRAVPIAEAMLALTLMDHFLRHRGQNADAICTTPQISGER, encoded by the coding sequence ATGTCTGGAAATACGTTTGGTAAATTATTTACAGTGACCACCTATGGTGAAAGCCACGGTTTAGGTTTGGGCGCAATTATTGATGGCTGTCCTCCTGGGCTTGAAATTTCTGAAGAAGACTTACAGATAGATTTAGATCGCCGTCGACCTGGTACATCTCGCTATACAACAGCAAGACGTGAAGCCGATAAAGTCAAAATAATGTCAGGTGTTTTTGAAGGTAAAACTACAGGTACACCTATAGGTTTAATGATTGAAAACACTGACCAACGTTCTAAAGACTACGGTAATATTGCCCAATCGTTTCGTCCTGGTCATGCTGATTATACTTACTCACAAAAATATGGCTTACGAGATTATCGAGGCGGTGGTCGTTCTTCCGCTCGAGAAACAGCAATGCGCGTTGCCGCAGGCGCAATTGCTAAGAAATACTTAAAGCAAAAGTTTGGTATTGAAATTAACGGTTGTGTGACACAAATTGGTGATGTTGTCGCTGAGCAATATAATTGGAATACCGTTGAAGATAACCCTTTTTTCTTTCCTGATGAAAATAAATTAACGCAACTTGATGAGTTACTTAGGTCGATTATTAAACAAAAAGATTCTATAGGTGCCAAAGTGACGGTTGTTGCTAAGCATGTACCTGTTGGTCTTGGTGAACCCATTTTTGACCGTTTAGACGCTGATATTGCGCATGCAATGATGGGAATTAATGCCGTTAAAGGCGTAGAAGTTGGTGATGGCTTTGCTGTTGTGAATCAAAAAGGCTCGGAACATCGAGATGAATTAACGCCAGAAGGTTTTGCAACAAATCATGCTGGTGGTGTGTTAGGAGGGATATCTTCCGGACAGCCCGTTGTGGCACATTTAGCATTAAAACCAACATCAAGTATTGGTGTCAGTGGTAATACCATCGATGTTGATGGAAATGCCGCAGAGATAATTACTAAAGGGCGTCATGATCCTTGTGTAGGTATTCGTGCCGTACCTATCGCAGAAGCCATGTTGGCATTAACATTAATGGATCATTTTTTACGCCATCGTGGCCAAAACGCAGATGCTATCTGCACAACACCTCAAATTTCAGGTGAACGATAA
- the prmB gene encoding 50S ribosomal protein L3 N(5)-glutamine methyltransferase yields the protein MTQQHQELAKQLFTLGDYVRFAASEFNRADLFFGHGNDNAWDEAITLMMFAVELPSHLTEHIMQCRLTQDEKLACLALIEQRIEQQVPAAYITNQAYFAGLPFYVDERTLVPRSPIAEWIEKRFFPLIAKDKEVHRILDLCTGSGCIAIACAHYFPEAEVDALDLSVDALNVAQINIENHGLTEQVIPIQSDIFTSVEALKYDLIVTNPPYVDQQDVDSLPTEFTHEPEMGLGSGPDGLDITRVILAQASQHLTDDGLLVCEVGNSQVHLEAVYPEVDFQWLTFERGGHGVFCLSKAQLQQHQEIFNQRVKR from the coding sequence GTGACTCAACAACATCAAGAATTAGCAAAGCAGTTGTTCACCTTAGGTGACTATGTGCGGTTTGCAGCAAGCGAATTTAATCGCGCAGACTTATTTTTTGGCCATGGCAACGATAACGCATGGGATGAAGCAATCACCCTTATGATGTTTGCTGTCGAGTTACCCTCGCATTTAACTGAGCATATTATGCAATGTCGCTTAACACAGGATGAAAAGCTTGCTTGTTTGGCCTTGATTGAACAGCGAATAGAGCAACAAGTACCAGCGGCTTATATAACCAATCAAGCCTACTTTGCTGGTTTACCGTTTTACGTTGATGAACGAACGTTAGTGCCACGTTCACCGATTGCAGAGTGGATTGAAAAGCGTTTTTTTCCTTTAATCGCTAAAGATAAAGAAGTGCACCGCATTCTTGATTTGTGTACTGGCAGTGGTTGTATTGCAATAGCATGTGCTCATTACTTTCCTGAGGCAGAAGTTGACGCCCTAGATTTATCGGTCGATGCGTTGAATGTTGCTCAAATCAATATTGAAAATCACGGGTTAACTGAACAAGTTATTCCAATTCAATCTGATATTTTTACTTCTGTTGAAGCGCTTAAATATGATTTAATTGTTACCAATCCACCTTATGTTGATCAACAAGATGTTGATAGTTTACCTACTGAGTTTACGCACGAGCCTGAAATGGGCTTAGGAAGCGGTCCAGATGGTTTAGACATTACCCGAGTAATACTTGCTCAAGCGTCGCAACATTTAACGGATGACGGATTATTAGTTTGCGAAGTGGGTAATTCACAGGTGCATTTGGAAGCTGTTTATCCAGAGGTTGATTTTCAATGGCTCACCTTTGAAAGGGGCGGTCATGGGGTGTTCTGTTTAAGCAAAGCACAATTACAACAACATCAAGAAATTTTTAATCAGCGAGTGAAACGTTAA
- the lipB gene encoding lipoyl(octanoyl) transferase LipB: MTDINQQLVIRQLDQTDYTTVWQAMKDFTDTRGDSTPDELWLVEHPAVFTQGQAGKEEHLLMPGDIPVVKVDRGGQVTYHGPGQQVMYFMINLRRKKMGVRELVTLIEHGIIATMADFNVKAYAKPDAPGVYVDNKKIASLGLRVRKGCSFHGLALNINMDLSPFLRINPCGYAGLEMLQSADICALKTVEQAGETLVKHMSALLNANTLSYKTGLESLHDH, from the coding sequence ATGACGGACATTAATCAACAATTGGTCATTCGGCAATTAGATCAAACTGACTACACCACTGTGTGGCAAGCCATGAAAGACTTTACCGATACAAGGGGCGACAGTACCCCTGACGAACTGTGGTTAGTCGAGCATCCTGCAGTATTTACCCAAGGTCAAGCAGGAAAAGAAGAACACTTGCTCATGCCAGGTGATATACCTGTGGTAAAAGTCGACCGTGGTGGTCAAGTGACTTATCATGGCCCAGGTCAGCAAGTAATGTACTTTATGATCAACTTGCGTAGAAAAAAAATGGGGGTACGTGAACTGGTGACATTAATTGAACATGGTATCATTGCAACCATGGCTGATTTTAATGTAAAAGCTTACGCAAAACCTGATGCGCCTGGCGTTTATGTTGATAATAAAAAAATTGCGTCATTAGGATTACGTGTTCGTAAAGGGTGTTCTTTCCATGGTCTAGCACTCAACATAAATATGGACTTATCACCCTTTTTACGCATTAACCCTTGTGGTTACGCAGGCTTAGAAATGTTACAAAGTGCAGATATCTGTGCATTAAAAACGGTTGAACAAGCAGGTGAAACGCTTGTAAAACATATGTCGGCGTTACTTAACGCAAATACACTCAGTTATAAAACCGGTTTGGAGTCATTACATGACCATTAA
- a CDS encoding MFS transporter has translation MSLSPRFLSFSFSYFAYFAIVGLVVPYLGVFLDGKGFNSSDIGELIAIFTATKIIGPTLWANAADKTGKLKLIIQLGVGLSLVLFSLLFWVENYWPIAFVLGIFSLFWTAIQPQLEVMTLVSVRRNANIYSRIRLWGSIGFIISVIIAGELLVDSQPDVFVILGWSILLALFISSLLLKQPKINIKPNAQRVSIFPKVIERNFILFFTAGLLLQISFGPYYSFFALYLRDLSYPSMAIGAYIGLGAVAEIGIFIIAGRLYYLFGPRVLLAISIFLTALRWYVTGHWADSAIILFFVQLLHAASFGLYHTASIQYLQQHFSIQEQNRAQAIYIAGVYGIGGALGAFLSGIFWLDGKGAMLSFELAAVTCVIAGILASMMTSHQKS, from the coding sequence ATGTCACTTTCACCACGCTTTCTTTCTTTCTCTTTTAGTTACTTTGCATACTTTGCCATCGTAGGGTTAGTTGTGCCTTATTTAGGCGTATTCCTCGATGGTAAAGGCTTTAATTCTAGTGATATTGGCGAGCTCATTGCTATTTTTACCGCCACGAAAATTATTGGTCCAACGTTATGGGCAAATGCTGCAGATAAAACGGGTAAGCTTAAGCTTATTATTCAATTAGGAGTTGGCTTATCGCTGGTATTATTTTCGTTATTATTTTGGGTTGAGAATTATTGGCCTATCGCTTTTGTCTTAGGAATTTTTAGTCTATTTTGGACTGCTATTCAGCCACAACTTGAAGTGATGACTTTAGTTAGCGTTAGACGTAATGCCAATATCTATTCACGTATACGTTTATGGGGCAGTATCGGGTTTATTATTTCGGTGATTATTGCTGGCGAGCTGTTGGTGGATAGTCAACCTGATGTGTTCGTTATTTTAGGCTGGAGTATTTTATTGGCGCTGTTTATCTCGAGCCTATTACTTAAGCAGCCAAAGATAAACATAAAACCTAATGCTCAACGTGTGTCGATTTTCCCTAAAGTAATAGAACGTAATTTTATTTTATTTTTTACTGCGGGCTTATTATTACAAATTAGTTTCGGCCCTTATTATAGTTTCTTTGCGCTTTACCTTCGTGATCTATCGTATCCTAGTATGGCAATTGGCGCTTATATTGGCCTTGGTGCAGTTGCTGAAATTGGTATTTTTATTATTGCGGGGCGATTGTATTATTTGTTTGGTCCTAGGGTGTTGTTAGCCATAAGTATTTTTTTAACTGCTCTTCGATGGTATGTCACAGGTCATTGGGCTGATAGCGCGATAATTTTGTTTTTTGTTCAACTGTTACACGCTGCTAGTTTTGGACTATATCACACGGCTTCCATTCAATATTTACAGCAACACTTCTCAATTCAAGAGCAGAACCGTGCACAAGCGATTTATATTGCTGGCGTTTACGGTATAGGTGGGGCATTGGGGGCATTTTTATCGGGCATCTTTTGGTTAGACGGTAAAGGTGCAATGTTATCGTTTGAGTTGGCAGCGGTGACGTGCGTTATAGCTGGCATTTTAGCCTCGATGATGACTTCACATCAAAAAAGCTAG
- the lipA gene encoding lipoyl synthase: MTIKSSRIEPGTKLRDADKMAHIPIKVMPSERETMLRKPEWLRIKLPRTTEKIDQVKAGLRKHGLHSVCEEASCPNLSECFNHGTATFMILGDICTRRCPFCDVAHGRPLKPDAEEPKKLALTLKDMALKYVVITSVDRDDLRDGGAHQFTECIREIAEHAPHTKVEILVPDFRGRMDRALDVLNQHPPHVFNHNLETAPRLYTKARPGANYQWSLDLLKKFGEANPDVPTKSGLMVGLGETNEEILQVMRDLRAHGVTMLTIGQYLQPSKDHLPVERYVHPDDFDMFQKEAMKMGFEHAACGPLVRSSYHADKQAAGEEVK, encoded by the coding sequence ATGACCATTAAATCTTCACGTATTGAACCTGGTACGAAACTACGCGACGCCGATAAAATGGCGCATATTCCCATTAAAGTAATGCCCTCTGAGCGTGAAACCATGCTACGTAAACCAGAATGGTTACGCATAAAATTACCCAGAACCACAGAAAAAATTGATCAAGTAAAAGCAGGGTTAAGAAAACACGGTCTTCATTCAGTTTGTGAAGAAGCATCATGCCCTAACTTATCAGAGTGCTTTAATCATGGCACAGCAACTTTTATGATCTTAGGTGATATTTGTACCAGACGTTGCCCATTTTGTGATGTCGCTCACGGTAGACCATTGAAGCCCGATGCGGAAGAGCCAAAAAAATTAGCGCTCACACTAAAAGACATGGCACTTAAATACGTGGTGATCACTTCAGTAGATCGTGACGATTTACGTGATGGTGGCGCGCATCAGTTTACCGAATGTATTCGAGAAATTGCTGAACATGCACCGCATACTAAAGTAGAAATTTTAGTACCTGATTTTCGCGGCCGTATGGATCGCGCATTAGACGTATTAAATCAACATCCACCGCATGTATTTAATCATAACTTAGAAACGGCACCACGTTTATATACTAAGGCAAGACCTGGCGCAAACTACCAATGGTCGTTAGACTTACTGAAAAAGTTTGGTGAAGCAAATCCTGACGTACCAACCAAATCTGGTTTAATGGTAGGATTAGGTGAAACTAATGAAGAAATTCTTCAAGTAATGCGTGATTTACGCGCCCACGGTGTCACTATGTTAACCATTGGGCAATACTTGCAACCGAGTAAAGATCACCTGCCTGTTGAACGCTATGTTCACCCTGATGATTTCGATATGTTCCAAAAAGAGGCGATGAAAATGGGCTTTGAACATGCTGCCTGTGGTCCTTTAGTGCGCTCATCGTATCATGCTGACAAGCAAGCTGCTGGTGAAGAAGTTAAATAA